In Phycodurus eques isolate BA_2022a chromosome 23, UOR_Pequ_1.1, whole genome shotgun sequence, a genomic segment contains:
- the LOC133397851 gene encoding uncharacterized protein LOC133397851 — MSEKVRAGGVHVRPKPRPRRAVQPPSCSRTLQQASSMALFVAAGLATSQNGQSSSSEVFSTESAPWGSLIPNTVKHLGPASSRFRLNTPPPLMCTSPAPPNQADPFRRGPHAFRDLGGPTQMSRDGVRTVLRLSPEEDQAITCLLKLRYQGPEDSRVRLRNIVLETFHGNERELTKSKEARGGVGPTDERTPGAAAAPPSGAGWKEFRQIDAVEHYEEYLLPIPPPSMDERRP, encoded by the exons ATGAGCGAGAAAGTTCGCGCCGGTGGCGTCCACGTCCGCCCGAAACCGAGACCCCGCCGTGCGGTGCAGCCGCCCTCCTGCAGCAGGACCCTGCAGCAGGCCTCGAGCATGGCCCTGTTCGTGGCTGCAGGTCTCGCCACCTCTCAAAATGGTCAATCCTCCTCCTCGGAGGTCTTCTCCACTGAGTCCGCCCCGTGGGGAAGTCTGATCCCCAACACTGTGAAACATTTGGGG CCGGCATCGAGTCGCTTCCGGCTCAACACTCCCCCGCCGCTCATGTGCACAAGCCCGGCTCCTCCCAATCAAGCGGACCCCTTCCGGCGTGGGCCGCACGCGTTCAGGGACCTGGGCGGCCCCACGCAGATGTCCCGCGACGGCGTGCGGACGGTCCTCCGGCTGAGCCCGGAGGAGGACCAGGCGATCACTTGTCTCCTCAAACTGCGCTACCAAGGGCCGGAAGACTCTCGGGTAAGGTTGCGAAATATCGTTTTGGAAACTTTCCACGGGAATGAAAGGGAATTGACTAAATCGAAGGAGGCCCGGGGTGGCGTCGGTCCGACGGACGAGCGGACGCCCGGCGCTGCAGCTGCGCCTCCGAGTGGCGCGGGATGGAAGGAGTTCAGGCAAATCGACGCCGTGGAGCATTATGAGGAATACCTGCTACCGATCCCGCCGCCATCCATGGATGAGCGACGTCCCTGA